A window of the Helianthus annuus cultivar XRQ/B chromosome 4, HanXRQr2.0-SUNRISE, whole genome shotgun sequence genome harbors these coding sequences:
- the LOC110936329 gene encoding cell division protein FtsZ homolog 2-1, chloroplastic gives MATRILPISTPLETQNSMRVLTVSGLRVSSLKMTDTKHNSIVSYTPKKIKCSAMNRFNNKDPIFNLHPEVYLLTGDGNKTVITPDNKITDSSRDSTKPGSYNAAKIKVIGVGGGGSNAVNRMIENAMKGVEFWIVNTDVQALRMSPVFPNQRLQIGQELTRGLGAGGNPDVGMNAAQESRYSIEEALTGSDMVFVTAGMGGGTGTGAGPVIAGIAKSMGILTVGIVTTPFSFEGRRRAIQAQEGIAALRENVDTLIVIPNDKLLTAISASTPVTDAFNLADDILRQGVRGISDIITIPGLVNVDFADIRAIMANAGSSLMGIGTATGKTRARDAAFNAIQSPLLDIGIERATGIVWNITGGTDLTLLEVNTAAEVIYDLVDPSANLIFGAVIDPSISGQVSITLIATGFKPQETNDPPHQADSTGINRRSTSFAEVNSVEIPEFLRKKGRSRYPRA, from the exons ATGGCCACTCGTATATTACCAATATCAACGCCTTTAGAAACTCAAAACTCCATGAGGGTACTCACTGTTTCCGGGTTGAGAGTATCAAGCTTGAAGATGACCGACACAAAACATAACAGCATTGTTTCGTACACTCCCAAAAAGATAAAATGTTCAGCAATGAACAGATTCAACAACAAAGATCCCATTTTCAATCTACACCCCGAAGTGTATCTTCTCACAGGTGACGGAAACAAAACCGTAATTACTCCAGATAATAAAATAACCGATAGTTCACGAGATTCAACGAAGCCCGGTAGTTACAATGCAGCGAAGATTAAAGTGATCGGTGTTGGAGGAGGcgggtcaaacgcggtcaaccgtATGATTGAGAATGCAATGAAGGGTGTTGAGTTTTGGATAGTTAATACGGATGTTCAGGCTTTGAGGATGTCGCCGGTTTTTCCGAATCAGCGGTTGCAGATTGGTCAAGAGTTGACCCGTGGACTTGGTGCCGGTGGTAACCCGGATGTGGGTATGAATGCGGCGCAAGAGAGTAGATATTCTATTGAAGAAGCTCTTACTGGTTCAGATATGGTTTTTGTTACT GCTGGAATGGGTGGAGGAACAGGTACGGGTGCGGGCCCCGTGATTGCAGGGATAGCAAAGTCAATGGGTATTTTGACCGTTGGTATTGTGACAACTCCCTTTTCTTTTGAGGGTAGGCGAAGAGCAATTCAAGCACAAGAAGGAATTGCAGCTTTGAGAGAAAATGTTGACACGTTGATCGTCATTCCAAATGATAAATTACTGACTGCGATTTCGGCTTCTACGCCGGTAACGGATGCTTTTAATCTAGCTGATGATATTCTTAGACAAGGGGTTCGTGGCATCTCAGATATAATTACG ATACCAGGATTGGTTAATGTGGATTTTGCTGATATTCGAGCAATTATGGCGAATGCAGGCTCATCATTAATGGGGATAGGAACTGCAACTG GGAAAACAAGGGCAAGAGATGCTGCATTTAATGCAATTCAATCACCGTTGTTAGATATCGGTATCGAAAGAGCTACTGGAATTGTTTGGAATATAACTGGTGGTACAGATTTGACATTACTTGAG GTAAATACTGCAGCTGAGGTTATATACGATCTTGTGGACCCCAGTGCAAACTTAATCTTTGGAGCCGTAATTGACCCCTCAATAAGCGGTCAA GTCAGTATCACTCTAATAgcaaccggattcaagccacaaGAAACTAACGACCCGCCTCACCAG GCAGATTCAACTGGAATCAACCGTCGGTCAACAAGTTTCGCAGAAGTCAACTCAGTGGAAATTCCTGAATTCTTAAGGAAAAAAGGGCGGTCACGCTACCCACGAGCTTAG